The genomic stretch CATATTTGGGAGTTAAAATGACAAAACAACCCAAGTCGTGCTTACAGTTGCagttccttctctctctctctctctctctctcttcatccttCTCCATTCGCAGCCGGCGAGCTCTATGACCAGGCAGCGGCATCAAACCTAAGGAAACTCACAAATATCGAATTGAACACTGCACAAATTGTTAGTAAGATCCTAGCGAAGAAGAAAGTCCAAACTGAGCGAAAATCGAGCAACATCCTTGACGAACAATTGAGCAATAAGTCCTGATGGCGAGCAAGTGAATTTAAGGAGCTTTCggacccccccccccccgcgcccccaaaaaaaaaaaaaagatagaaagaaaaGTTACGGACGGCAATTAGGTGTTGTCCGCGGTGCTTGTCCATTGCCGATCACTGGTGCTCTCCTGAAGAGAGAGATCATCGTGGCCGTAaacagaggaggaagagagaaaacgAAAGTGATGATGATGcaaatagtctttgaactttgatttaatgtgcaacgtcgtccctaaactttagcccaatacgTAAAGAACAacatcaaatattttcatataatcaatagactaaattgaacatgaatAAAAAGTCCAGAGATTGCATTAAACAATCTAAAAATCTAGAGATCACACTGAATATTAAGCTAAAGTCCAGAAATCCTAAATTATAAACTTGTGGATCACATTGCAATTAGGTCGAAGTTCGTGAATCGTGTAATTGTGGGACCGACTTTGTCCTCTTCTTTTTGGTAATTATAAGGGGGTCGTATGAAGCCAAAATTGGCGTAAAAATATTGGCCGCCATTTTGTAATGGAGTGACAAACTCGAATTAGAAgccactcaaaaaaaaaaaaaatttcgaaactgTTAAGATTCCGGTCGGACTGATTTTTCAATGCGGCGGTACCTTCCAATTTTCCCTTCCACAAATCGAAATTCCAAATCGACTTGCGGAGGAGATATGAACACATCCATCGTGgcaacaaaaaatgaagaaatgatctccgaatttatttattttatttttttccctctttcacgaacgatttgaaaaaaaaaaaaaaagacagaaaaatctGCCTGGTCTacgaagattaaaaaaaaaaaccatgtctAGAATTTCCGGTTAACACCACGGGGAGCGTGGCGAGGCGATCGTTTTACGTTATCCGCTTTTAACCGAAGCCATCTCCACCGCTTGGGCCACCGCACACGGCCAACCTCCCctacccccctcccccccgcgacttttctctctctacggCGTGTCGGTGGAGATGATGTGGGAAGACTCTTTTCCGCAGCACGACGGCGGCGAGCCCGAGCAAGAATCTCCCTTCAATTTCgacttcttctctctcctatcCAAACCCAAGGTACCGTGAGCTCCCCGGACCTTGTTGATGGAGGGATTCTGttgttcccaattttttttattttttagggcTCGTTCTTCGCCTTCGCTTGGTGATTCGGTACTCTTTCTGTTGTGCAGGATTATTATAAGATTTTGGAGGTGGATTACGATGCCTCTGAGGAAGCGATTCGGTCTAATTACATCCGGCTTGCACTGGTGtgtgattttaattttaattttttttttttggtggctttCGGCAATGTTTTGCTTGCTATCCCGTTGCTATTGGTTCGCTGTTTGCTGCGatagttctttttctttttcttttttctctttctttttgtttgctgCGTTGCTGAATTTGGTGTTTTGATGTGTTTTTACTTATCCGTGTATCATCCGCAAGCtaaagagagaatttttttttaggccaCAAGGCTATGATTCTTAGTTAAGGTCTTCCCAGTCACTATTAGCTCGCTGTTCGTTGCAATTCTCGTTTGTTGCGATCGCAAGGATCATCGAGAGTTGCATTGGGATAGTATGGATGAGGGGCTCTGTACCTTTGTTGTGTTCTCTTACAGTTCACTTCATGGTGCAGAAATGGCATCCGGACAAACAGAAGGGTCAGGATGATGTGACTTCAAGGTTTCAAGAGATAAATGAAGCGTACCAGGGTCAGTTTGATTCTGTCTCCTCACGTGTATCTCATGGCTTCTTACTTTTGTGGTATCATGTAAAACTTGGTCAGCGGTTGTCATCCTTTTTAGTGGTTCATGTTTCTATATAATTGCCTCAATATTTTGATTATTGAACTACGTAAGCGGTGCCCCTAACCCtggcccaaaagaaaagaagctatTGGCCTGCCGTGATTTTGGGTCTAATAATGCCTGGAGAGATTCTGGTTACATTTGGGCTTGAATTAATCAGAGGGGTCAATGATCCTGGGTGGGGTGTTCCGTGATAATGAGAGCGATTAGATCTGCATTGGAGGAGGATTGGCTGTGAAGTAGTTGATTTCTACTTCGTGGAGATATCCTACTAATCCAGGGATTGCTGGAAATAGTCTGGAATACCAGAACCGAGCAGTCACGCAAAGTATTCGACTCGTGGCTGGGTCGGACTTAATTGATTGTGTTGGAAAGTCATCTTATAAGTGATTGGAAGGCTTAGAAGAAGCTTGTGGTCAAGGGAAAAATATGGTTCTAAGGAGAAGTGATCAGATTTGGTAGAGTGGGTCGTTATGGCCATGAAAAATATGCGTCAGCAGTTGGCGTGCTAACGTCGATGATTTTTGATAACTAGAGTGTCAATTTGTATCAATAATTGACTTTTAGCGACGCTTCTACAGATTTTGACATAGGATTAGTTTTAGTTACCAGAaagttcaaaaaggaaaagcttgaTTGTTGTTGGTAATTGGTACCATCGAGATTGGGGAATCAATTGGACTGATTATTGTTCAATAAATGTAGTACTGAGTTGTTATTGAAACAATTGAAAACTAGATCTACTTATGGATTTCAATGGTTTTTGGCACAGCCTCTTAATAGTGCAGAGTTCCATTCACTTGAATTGCATACAAACTGTAATATAAGAGCCTTTTGTGTCTTTACTAAGTTCAATTAAAAGTGACATGCCTTTTAAGGGGAATTCTTCACTCCTTACTTTGTTGGATTCCTTTCTAACAAAGGAAGAGTTAGTCTTAATAGAATGCGTTCACTGCTTTCATTCATCGGTCAGAGAACTAAGTTTGGTAAGCAGATGACCTAAGCACTACTGGGAGTGGGAGTGGATCTTTTCATGTAAATGAAAAGACCTGATTCACATGGACTAATTTCTAGTTAGGTTTTGCTTCTTGGAAACTTTTCAGTTATTATTATGGGAACTCTGAGTTGGGGGTTCCTTTAAGAATGAGCATAATGGGTAGGGAAAAAGATAAAGTTTGTTCCATTGGATTCTCGTCTGTTAATGTACGGGACCTTGATTACGATTCTAGATGGTTGTTTATGATCTTATCCATGCTATAGTTGTTGAATCATGAAGATTCATAACCACAAGAATGTTTAATTTGAGGTTTCACTCAGAGTCTCTTTAAAATGGATCATTTCGTCATTGTCTGGAATATCGAGGTTGGATGGCTGGCCGTATGATTGCTTATATTTGATAGTAGCAGCAGCTGGTTGTGGTTCTAATTGTTTGCTTTTGGAATTTGGTTGACAGTTCTCAGCGATCCTGCCAAAAGAAGAGAATATGACACGAAAGGGATGCTACATGTTCATGATTACAATATAGTTGTAAGTTCTGGACTGGCATTCTTCATTGGGAATAGAGTAATAAGTTTGATGAACTTCCTCTGGATTAAATTGGCCGACCCATCATTCTTCTACCCCTGCAGGAGTATCTTAACCGCTACAAAGGCCTTATATTGACATGTAATGGCTTAGGGATCCGGCAATCAATTTGGTGAGCTAAATGCTTCTGTCTCTCTCGAATCACATCTTAGGAAGCACTAGACGTGTGGCATGTATATGTTAGTAGCCACCAAGCTTCAGCATGAGAAGGCTCTGgggatttttttagtattcagGAGTTAAAATCTTCTTTGAGAAATTAGCAGCTTCTGGCCCCTGAGGATGCCAACCCTCCTGTTTTTGGAAGGGTAACAAATTTCTGATGTGTATACTGTGAATTTCTCAAATGAGTCATTTACGACTGATCAAATGCGACTTTCATACGCGAGTTGTGTGCAACGAAATCATGAAGTGACTCGACATTTTGCAAAGCACGGATTCATTCACTAGTCTGCATTTGTTGTAGCGAGAGCGAACTCGATAGGGCTGCATCTGCACAATTGGTGATGGTTCAGTCGTGCGGAGTGCAGGCTATTCCAATTATCCGTGTGCGCTTTGGCTATGTTAGATACATAGGAGGTAACTTGGATAAGTAGTGCCCCTACCCTCTGTTTCCTGTGGATACCTTCACTGATTTtagtcaacttcaaaaccagtCCTCAATTTCAATAGCTTGAGGCCTGTTGCTGCAATTTATTCTGATGACATAGGAATGGATTTCATTTTAACCTCTAATTACTGTCTTGATTTTTATCTTTACCTTATCTTGCCCCTGAAACGCCCCTGCTCTATGGTGTCCCTTGATCTTTGCTCCGTCTTAATTCGACCCTCAACTTGGTTCAGCTTCAAATGGCATAGATGATGACCAGAAAAGGGCTAAAGTTCTGTGCACGTGAAAGTCTTTGCTTTCCCTTAGAACTTCACTGACATGTCTCGTGCCACTTCGGCCCGAGTCTTTAACGTAGCTCTCTCCCTCTGGGAACAACAGCGGAGCCGGATCACCAATTCATCGACACCAGGACGAGGGTGCGATTCTATGGCATGACGACCGCATTCGATTGGTCGAGCGATGGTTTGTTCAAACCCGGGTCATTATTGAGATGTGCGACGTAATGTCGTATACAAATGGCCTGCGAAGACAAGGATCCAATGCAGAGCAGACAGCTGGATTAGCTAATTCCTGGAGCAAAAGAAATTCTCCAGCCTGGAGAGTTTCACATGGGAAACGTGGGCTGCCATGAGATTCTGCCTCCGTAAGTTGTCTTGTCCGGTCAAATCCATCATTCCTGCGTTGAATGGTACGGTTATCTCGTTGCTCGGATAGTCTTTCCTCTGTCTTCTGTGGTGAAACGTAgattagacgtggccggttATGTGAAACTgcgggttccggttcctaaaaaaggtggaactgtcggtt from Rhodamnia argentea isolate NSW1041297 chromosome 2, ASM2092103v1, whole genome shotgun sequence encodes the following:
- the LOC115739501 gene encoding chaperone protein DnaJ-like; this encodes MMWEDSFPQHDGGEPEQESPFNFDFFSLLSKPKDYYKILEVDYDASEEAIRSNYIRLALKWHPDKQKGQDDVTSRFQEINEAYQVLSDPAKRREYDTKGMLHVHDYNIVEYLNRYKGLILTCNGLGIRQSIW